The following are from one region of the Pseudodesulfovibrio piezophilus C1TLV30 genome:
- a CDS encoding ribonucleoside triphosphate reductase produces the protein MPIQIQKRDGCIETWSTKRIGDAIFKALKGSGIKDPLLAERLAGKVEKKLIGVDSPEQEQVQDMVQQVLMEARLYKVAERYIIYREKRREMRSQDQAFLDIASVTESYLNNVDWRVSENSNMVHSYQGLILHMAGSVQARYMLEKYPEEVRMAHTHGYFHIHDLSFGLAGYCSGWSLRDLLLEGFNLRDRCSSTPAKHFDAACGQIVNFLGTLQNEWAGAQAFNNVDTYLAPFIRHDGLGYTEVKQQIQKLLHNLNATSRWGGQSPFTNFTFDVVPPAHIAKEAIIIGGQLQDSTYGEYAEEMAMINKAFLEVMLEGDADGRIFSFPIPTYNVTEDFPWESEEGKLLLKMTAKYGAPYFQNFINSDLNPEDVRSMCCRLQMDLREIRKKTGGLFGAGDLTGSIGVVTLNLSKLAYLAHNEEDYFELVTEYAHLASESLEYKRKIVEKNLDAGMFPFSRRYLKNGFKGHFSTIGLIGGHEACMNLLGKGVDSESGSRLMQRTLNLLRKLVVEFQEETGNLYNLEATPGEGTCYRLAKIDKELYSDIYTSGGETPYYTNSTLLPVGASSDVFFALEHQNNLQTLYNGGTVFHTFLGEAAPDEESVKSFLLKAMSKTKIPYISVTPTFSVCEDHGYIYGEHFDCPTCNKETEVYTRVVGYYRPVGRWNKGKQEEYKDRIEYTQKTFCATA, from the coding sequence ATGCCTATTCAAATTCAAAAACGCGACGGATGCATCGAAACATGGTCGACCAAACGTATTGGCGACGCAATCTTCAAAGCTCTCAAAGGAAGTGGAATCAAAGATCCCCTCCTTGCGGAACGCCTGGCCGGAAAAGTTGAAAAGAAACTTATCGGCGTCGACTCCCCTGAGCAGGAGCAAGTCCAGGATATGGTCCAGCAAGTGCTCATGGAAGCCAGACTGTACAAAGTTGCCGAACGCTATATCATATATCGTGAAAAACGTCGGGAAATGCGGTCACAAGACCAGGCTTTTCTCGACATCGCCAGCGTCACTGAGAGCTATCTGAACAATGTCGATTGGCGCGTCAGTGAAAACTCGAACATGGTCCATTCCTATCAGGGGCTTATCCTGCATATGGCTGGCTCGGTTCAGGCCCGCTACATGCTGGAAAAATACCCGGAAGAAGTCCGTATGGCCCATACCCATGGGTACTTTCACATCCATGACCTCTCATTCGGACTGGCCGGATATTGCTCTGGATGGAGCCTGCGAGACCTTCTTCTGGAAGGATTTAACCTCCGCGACCGCTGCTCTTCCACTCCAGCCAAGCATTTCGATGCCGCATGCGGCCAAATAGTCAATTTCCTCGGCACCCTTCAAAACGAATGGGCAGGTGCCCAGGCATTCAACAACGTGGATACCTACCTGGCACCATTCATCCGGCATGACGGACTTGGCTATACCGAGGTCAAGCAACAGATTCAAAAACTGCTGCATAACCTCAATGCCACATCCCGCTGGGGTGGCCAAAGCCCGTTTACCAATTTCACGTTCGATGTGGTCCCCCCTGCCCATATAGCCAAGGAAGCGATCATTATCGGCGGGCAACTCCAGGATTCCACCTATGGGGAATATGCTGAAGAAATGGCCATGATCAACAAGGCGTTTCTCGAAGTCATGCTCGAAGGTGATGCTGACGGACGAATCTTCTCCTTCCCTATCCCCACGTACAACGTGACCGAAGATTTCCCATGGGAATCAGAAGAGGGGAAACTCCTCCTGAAAATGACCGCCAAATACGGTGCTCCCTACTTCCAGAACTTCATTAATTCCGACCTGAATCCGGAAGACGTGCGCTCCATGTGCTGCCGCTTGCAGATGGACCTCCGTGAAATTCGCAAGAAAACAGGTGGCCTCTTCGGTGCCGGAGACCTGACCGGCTCTATTGGTGTAGTCACTTTAAACCTGTCCAAACTGGCCTACCTCGCCCACAATGAAGAAGACTATTTCGAACTGGTGACCGAATATGCTCATTTGGCCAGTGAATCATTGGAATACAAGCGAAAGATCGTTGAAAAAAATCTTGATGCCGGCATGTTCCCGTTCTCCCGCCGCTATCTCAAGAACGGATTCAAAGGGCATTTTTCGACCATCGGTCTGATCGGTGGACACGAAGCCTGCATGAATCTGCTTGGAAAAGGTGTCGACTCGGAATCCGGTTCAAGACTGATGCAGCGTACCCTCAATCTCCTGCGGAAGCTGGTCGTGGAATTCCAGGAAGAAACCGGAAATCTCTATAACCTTGAAGCTACCCCAGGAGAAGGAACCTGCTACCGCCTGGCCAAGATAGACAAGGAACTCTACTCGGACATTTATACTTCCGGCGGAGAAACACCTTATTACACCAACTCCACCTTGCTTCCCGTGGGGGCGAGTTCAGATGTCTTTTTTGCCCTGGAACATCAGAACAACCTTCAGACTCTCTATAATGGCGGGACCGTCTTCCACACCTTCCTTGGTGAAGCAGCTCCAGATGAGGAAAGTGTGAAAAGCTTCCTGCTCAAGGCCATGAGCAAGACGAAAATTCCGTATATCTCTGTCACGCCGACATTCTCAGTGTGCGAGGACCACGGATATATATATGGTGAACACTTCGATTGCCCGACATGCAACAAGGAGACAGAGGTCTATACTCGTGTTGTCGGCTATTACCGCCCTGTTGGACGCTGGAACAAGGGCAAGCAGGAAGAATACAAAGATCGCATCGAATATACGCAAAAGACATTCTGCGCAACGGCATAA
- a CDS encoding TOBE domain-containing protein, protein MKRTDKTCPREFFSVSEHVSYLEPVQIRHLEKAFTDWKGVAKRANSVLARERMWLIFVLLRHTGARLGEVLSLDDTEAFDKSGPLVRLGGGDRVREVPLAEDFYSEVMDILESPMGCGLRGSFFHVDPGYFRRICYARGKECGLPKELVGPNALRNTRAIEMLRAGVPITIVKDILGQSSLDLTAHFQQFSREDIRSIVDSAHQAMRQRTSARNSFIGHVLQITFDAVMAEVVLETRSGIRVCAVITAESLRNLKITEGTPVIATVKAPLVNVIKSLHTPVGSARNRFSARVMRVTGATVISEILGQLPDGTEVCALVSTHRADSLALQPGETVEFWFKSLSVVLNTVQLWD, encoded by the coding sequence ATGAAAAGAACTGACAAGACCTGTCCACGAGAGTTTTTTAGCGTATCGGAACACGTCAGTTATCTTGAACCCGTTCAAATTCGTCATTTGGAAAAAGCGTTTACTGACTGGAAGGGGGTAGCAAAACGCGCCAACAGTGTGTTGGCGCGTGAGCGAATGTGGCTTATCTTTGTGCTTCTGCGGCATACAGGAGCGCGTTTGGGAGAGGTCTTATCTCTTGATGACACAGAAGCTTTTGATAAAAGCGGGCCACTGGTTCGTCTCGGAGGGGGGGATCGAGTTCGCGAGGTTCCGTTGGCAGAAGATTTTTATTCGGAAGTAATGGATATCCTGGAGAGTCCTATGGGGTGTGGACTTCGGGGAAGTTTCTTTCATGTTGACCCAGGGTATTTTCGGCGTATTTGCTATGCGCGAGGAAAGGAATGTGGATTGCCAAAAGAGCTGGTTGGTCCCAATGCCCTCCGTAATACCAGAGCTATAGAAATGCTTCGAGCCGGTGTCCCCATCACCATTGTCAAGGATATTCTTGGTCAGTCTTCACTCGATTTAACAGCACATTTCCAACAGTTCTCACGGGAAGACATTCGGTCCATAGTGGATTCAGCGCATCAGGCAATGCGCCAAAGGACAAGCGCTCGAAATTCCTTTATTGGGCATGTCCTTCAGATAACCTTTGATGCGGTTATGGCTGAAGTCGTGCTCGAAACCCGATCCGGTATCAGAGTCTGCGCAGTTATTACGGCGGAAAGTTTGCGTAATTTGAAGATAACGGAAGGGACTCCGGTTATTGCGACAGTCAAGGCGCCATTGGTCAATGTCATAAAGAGTCTGCACACTCCGGTAGGGAGTGCTCGCAATCGATTTTCTGCCCGAGTCATGCGTGTTACCGGGGCAACGGTTATCTCTGAAATATTAGGGCAACTTCCTGATGGGACTGAGGTTTGCGCTCTTGTTTCGACACATAGAGCAGATTCCCTTGCCCTTCAGCCAGGCGAGACCGTCGAATTCTGGTTCAAGTCCCTCTCTGTAGTGCTCAATACGGTCCAGCTGTGGGATTGA
- a CDS encoding ATP-binding cassette domain-containing protein, with translation MSLYIDITKRLKHFTLSTSFSCHPGQLTAIVGPSGAGKTSLIRLIAGLEAPDTGTLFFNNTPWVEMHKGYSMPTNKRKIGLVFQEYTLFPHMDIRQNINFGASNTIHIDELMHTFGIYHLRRERPHSISGGERQRAAFCQALASQPDLLLLDEPFSALDVKTRSFLCGLLADLKTSLNIPIIHVTHDLREANLLGDAIMALENGQIAPDWLSRQYHLHNNLLYPNTSAYL, from the coding sequence ATGTCTCTGTATATTGATATTACAAAAAGATTGAAACACTTCACTCTCTCCACGTCCTTTTCCTGCCACCCTGGACAACTGACCGCCATTGTCGGTCCATCCGGAGCGGGGAAAACATCACTGATTCGACTTATAGCGGGTCTTGAAGCGCCTGACACAGGAACTCTTTTTTTCAATAACACACCGTGGGTTGAGATGCACAAAGGATACTCCATGCCCACAAACAAGAGAAAAATAGGTCTTGTCTTCCAAGAATATACTCTTTTCCCACATATGGACATCCGCCAAAACATCAACTTCGGAGCATCAAACACCATCCATATTGATGAGTTGATGCACACCTTTGGAATCTACCATTTACGGCGAGAGCGCCCACACAGCATATCCGGCGGAGAAAGGCAGCGGGCCGCATTCTGTCAGGCTCTTGCCAGCCAGCCGGATCTTCTTTTGCTGGATGAACCTTTTTCCGCTCTGGACGTTAAGACACGCTCTTTTTTATGCGGTCTTTTGGCTGACCTTAAGACTTCGCTCAATATCCCCATCATCCATGTCACTCACGACCTGCGGGAGGCAAATTTACTCGGTGACGCTATTATGGCTCTAGAAAATGGCCAGATAGCGCCAGACTGGCTCTCTCGCCAATACCACCTGCACAATAATCTCCTGTATCCAAACACTTCAGCATATTTATAA
- a CDS encoding Rossmann-like domain-containing protein yields MKTLLETVHNKALFLWKKENLLNESITISAAPLTVKEAIGTPDSTDFPIQQGKEKLMEALFRGEKGQAFTNTYGNYTGSLRAVSELPLNNNFNRAIFISTLNAVTRSLNMSDHTIHCRNDGPKKCSKLVFETIRRQFGRCRITLIGFQPALAEALNAKTDIRLIDLDPENIGQRKRGVLVEGRDSTADAIDWCDVLLVTGTTLANGTIDMFMTEKPVMFYGTTISGGAALMGWNRFCPQSA; encoded by the coding sequence ATGAAAACACTCTTGGAAACCGTTCACAACAAGGCTCTTTTTCTTTGGAAGAAAGAAAACCTTCTCAACGAAAGCATCACAATTTCGGCTGCTCCATTGACGGTGAAAGAAGCTATCGGAACCCCTGATTCGACAGATTTTCCAATTCAGCAAGGAAAGGAAAAATTGATGGAAGCTCTTTTTCGTGGTGAAAAAGGGCAGGCTTTTACCAATACATACGGTAATTATACAGGCTCACTCCGAGCAGTGTCCGAACTTCCTTTGAATAATAACTTTAATCGAGCAATTTTTATCTCCACACTCAATGCAGTCACCCGCTCGCTCAATATGTCGGATCACACGATCCACTGTAGAAATGACGGTCCGAAAAAGTGCTCAAAGCTTGTTTTTGAGACGATACGTCGCCAATTCGGGCGCTGTCGTATCACTCTCATCGGTTTTCAGCCGGCTTTAGCAGAAGCACTCAATGCGAAAACAGATATTCGTCTCATAGATCTTGACCCGGAAAATATCGGACAGCGAAAAAGAGGTGTCCTGGTCGAAGGTAGAGATTCGACTGCCGATGCCATCGATTGGTGTGATGTCTTGCTGGTAACAGGAACAACATTGGCCAATGGGACAATTGACATGTTTATGACGGAAAAACCGGTGATGTTTTACGGCACTACGATATCAGGTGGTGCAGCACTTATGGGATGGAATCGATTCTGTCCTCAAAGTGCTTAA
- a CDS encoding ATP-binding protein: MISSYHPGFPTFFQQIAGVKSVFDSENVSVDVEFMDSKRFFSTDASARFLDLLRFKLSSSVPYDLIITADDTALHFALEHRSELFPSQPIVFCGVNDVRKAYSLSSDENVTGVVESISMRETVEMVWRILPKTKVVYALVDSTPSGLGDLSVFNGLRTLFPERKFKVLNLGELSWKEFGEELRGLVPGEVALLLSAYRDKNRAGKLFDESRQFILEQSRIPVFHLWEHGVGQGLLGGKVISHFEQGRIAGTLAFEILNGRPIRDVPIIGGAQANKYLVDFKVLQKFGISVHLLPEGTEVLNKSKSVFVQYQTEFIIAGAGLALLILVTVVQFGMVIKLRESKRALERSERRHRVLFEKSPLGMILFGASGEVLDCNAPFVELMDKSREGLLGFNAIQNTSTELSQMIAAALGGAPAVYEGLYSFLQDESPQSLRIIFNPIYNDTVPTPVIATIEDIGERKKAEETIMFANEELERANQVKSEFLANMSHEIRTPLNGIMGMLQLIEMNGVEKKNGEYIRSALESTQRLNRLLSDIMDLTRVEAGKLGLHPEPFDLHQVVKQVIELFQVPLGQRKVGLETSIDQNIPQVLVGDPARLQQVLNNLVGNALKFTQEGSVRVDVNMLSPLRSGEPRFLFSVTDTGIGIPCEQIEPLFESFRQASKGYRRQYQGAGLGLSICKHLVSIMGGTLFVDSEVGVGTSFHFSLPFRVHDEPTTAQQEDSRQVRLPRGIRVLLVEDDRVNSIAASGLLKHLHCIVEIAEDGVVALDALRQQDFDLILMDIQMPNMDGLEATKAIREGRVGENKKTIPIVALTAYAMRGDKEKMLLAGMNDYMVKPVSIEALMSILGQYAQNRYA; the protein is encoded by the coding sequence ATGATCAGCTCTTATCATCCCGGTTTTCCTACTTTTTTTCAACAGATAGCAGGGGTTAAGTCTGTCTTTGACTCAGAGAATGTGAGTGTGGATGTCGAGTTCATGGACAGCAAGCGGTTCTTTTCAACTGATGCCTCGGCACGGTTTCTCGATCTGTTGCGATTCAAACTCTCGTCTTCAGTACCATATGATCTGATCATTACTGCGGATGACACTGCACTTCATTTCGCTTTGGAACATAGAAGTGAGCTTTTCCCTTCACAGCCAATTGTTTTTTGTGGAGTAAATGATGTTAGGAAGGCGTATTCCCTGAGTTCAGATGAAAATGTGACAGGTGTCGTGGAATCCATTTCCATGCGGGAGACCGTGGAAATGGTCTGGCGGATACTTCCGAAGACGAAGGTTGTCTACGCGCTTGTTGATTCAACTCCCAGCGGTTTGGGAGATTTGAGTGTATTCAATGGGTTGAGAACTCTTTTCCCGGAACGAAAATTCAAAGTCCTGAACCTTGGGGAGTTGAGTTGGAAGGAATTCGGGGAAGAACTGCGGGGGTTGGTTCCTGGAGAAGTTGCCCTCCTTCTTTCAGCGTACAGAGACAAGAACAGGGCTGGAAAATTATTTGACGAAAGCCGTCAATTCATCCTCGAACAGAGCCGGATTCCTGTTTTCCACCTATGGGAGCATGGCGTCGGGCAGGGGCTGTTGGGCGGCAAGGTTATTTCGCACTTCGAACAAGGCAGAATTGCGGGAACACTCGCCTTTGAGATACTTAACGGGCGCCCTATCAGGGACGTGCCGATCATTGGCGGAGCTCAGGCGAATAAATATCTTGTGGATTTCAAGGTTCTGCAGAAATTTGGCATATCTGTCCATCTACTGCCGGAAGGGACCGAGGTTCTGAACAAAAGCAAGAGTGTTTTTGTTCAGTATCAAACGGAGTTTATCATTGCCGGTGCCGGTCTGGCTCTTCTGATTCTTGTCACCGTGGTGCAATTTGGAATGGTCATCAAATTGAGAGAATCAAAAAGAGCTTTGGAACGAAGTGAAAGACGCCATCGAGTGCTCTTTGAAAAATCTCCCCTTGGCATGATTCTGTTTGGTGCGAGTGGGGAGGTATTGGATTGCAATGCTCCGTTCGTCGAGTTGATGGATAAGTCTCGGGAGGGGCTGCTCGGGTTCAATGCAATTCAAAACACCTCTACGGAGCTGAGTCAGATGATTGCTGCGGCGTTGGGGGGGGCTCCTGCCGTATACGAAGGACTCTATTCGTTTTTACAGGATGAGAGTCCTCAATCTCTAAGGATAATTTTTAACCCTATATATAATGATACTGTCCCGACTCCTGTCATAGCGACAATTGAAGATATAGGAGAGCGTAAAAAAGCTGAAGAAACCATTATGTTCGCTAACGAGGAACTCGAACGGGCCAATCAGGTGAAGTCCGAGTTTTTGGCAAACATGAGCCACGAAATCAGAACCCCTCTCAATGGCATTATGGGAATGCTTCAACTCATTGAGATGAATGGTGTGGAAAAAAAGAATGGCGAATATATCCGGTCGGCTCTTGAATCAACCCAAAGATTGAACCGTCTCCTCTCGGATATTATGGATCTGACCCGCGTTGAGGCGGGGAAATTAGGGTTGCACCCCGAACCTTTTGATCTCCACCAAGTCGTCAAACAAGTTATCGAACTCTTTCAGGTGCCGCTTGGACAAAGGAAAGTCGGTCTTGAAACATCTATTGATCAGAATATCCCTCAAGTCTTGGTCGGTGATCCTGCCCGATTGCAACAAGTTTTGAATAACCTGGTTGGAAATGCACTTAAATTTACTCAGGAAGGGTCTGTTCGTGTGGATGTGAATATGCTGTCACCGCTTCGATCTGGAGAGCCTCGTTTCCTTTTTTCTGTCACCGACACTGGGATCGGCATTCCTTGTGAGCAGATTGAACCTTTGTTTGAATCGTTTCGGCAAGCCAGTAAAGGATATAGGCGGCAATATCAGGGAGCAGGTCTCGGCTTATCCATTTGTAAGCATCTCGTCTCCATCATGGGGGGGACTCTTTTCGTGGATAGTGAAGTCGGTGTTGGCACGAGTTTTCATTTTTCCTTGCCGTTTCGAGTTCATGACGAGCCAACAACAGCGCAACAGGAGGACAGCCGTCAAGTGCGGTTACCACGAGGGATCCGTGTACTTCTTGTTGAGGATGATCGGGTCAATAGCATTGCAGCAAGTGGTCTCTTGAAACATTTACACTGTATCGTTGAGATAGCTGAAGACGGTGTGGTGGCTTTGGACGCTCTAAGACAGCAGGATTTTGACCTGATATTGATGGATATTCAAATGCCCAATATGGATGGGTTGGAAGCAACCAAGGCCATTCGTGAAGGGAGAGTGGGGGAGAACAAGAAAACAATCCCTATTGTCGCTTTGACGGCATATGCCATGAGAGGGGATAAAGAAAAAATGCTTTTGGCTGGGATGAATGATTATATGGTCAAGCCAGTCAGCATCGAAGCTTTGATGTCAATTCTTGGTCAATATGCCCAGAACCGCTACGCATGA
- a CDS encoding molybdate ABC transporter permease subunit: protein MDFVEILIQPETLGPLWLTTKVLVIAGCFHLLIGILLGYYLTNGQSMMRLIVDFFVTLPLVFPPIATGFILLMLLGRAGLIGRHIPFEIVFSFSGVVLASFISGLPLIVKPLIAALRGDVGKLAETAKILGKSDWQIFWLVLLPNVKKNIAAGWFLALGRSLGEVGITLMLGGNIIGRTNTLSLEIYNSVFTGEFERAIILSSLIGVFSLGIFTALKRLSAI, encoded by the coding sequence ATGGACTTTGTGGAAATTTTGATCCAGCCAGAAACACTTGGTCCCCTCTGGCTGACCACCAAAGTCTTAGTCATAGCCGGATGTTTCCATCTGCTGATCGGAATACTGCTTGGTTATTACCTGACAAATGGCCAAAGTATGATGCGTTTGATTGTTGATTTTTTCGTCACTTTACCCTTGGTCTTCCCTCCCATTGCTACGGGATTCATTTTGCTTATGCTTCTTGGCAGAGCTGGATTGATTGGCCGGCATATACCATTTGAAATCGTTTTCAGCTTTTCCGGTGTCGTTTTGGCATCGTTCATTTCCGGGCTTCCACTTATAGTCAAGCCTCTCATTGCTGCACTTCGAGGTGACGTTGGGAAATTAGCTGAAACAGCAAAGATACTGGGCAAATCGGATTGGCAGATATTTTGGCTGGTGCTGCTTCCCAACGTCAAAAAAAATATTGCTGCTGGCTGGTTCCTCGCCCTAGGGAGATCCCTGGGAGAAGTCGGTATAACGCTCATGCTCGGAGGGAACATCATCGGCAGAACCAACACCCTTTCTCTGGAGATTTACAACTCTGTATTTACAGGAGAATTCGAACGAGCAATTATTTTATCATCGTTAATCGGCGTTTTTTCCCTTGGAATATTCACAGCACTTAAACGGTTGTCTGCCATATAG
- a CDS encoding diguanylate cyclase gives MKKRNKTASGRKGHDATRNDAQTPPQCRIGKEMRLEDIPGGLIILFLSGKIAVCNQAGATLLGRSQEELSGMGLDELFLQAEDFPPLLEELSKGKSLEDREVCFQHTEKSEHWLRLNARPGVYEGEAAALLSIFDISSHKKTHEQLQLTREELRQTLRHHAIDLEQSREAVQALDCELSQKNCELDKATREKEGKFRALFNNSHAVMLLLDAETGEIKDANPAASEYYGYSLDELTTMTIAEINSLSPEEFREEKERAEKRQHHNSFFSHKLASGEIRRVEVFSGPVEYGETSLTYSIVHDITDRRQAEEQLLRFKRIIASTPDLIALVDRQYYNRLANDSYLKALGKPIEQVVDKPMEDVLGTDYFKNELKPYLDKAFNGEVVQKESVITTHVNTRMHLSITYHPVCNANGSIDFVSITASNITERKRHEEKLKIFSERLALATDAGKIGIWEWNAQDGSILWDKMMMHLYQTDKKKFAGTFDSWMGYIGKEDVEPLRKQLMECFEKETPFDAEFRIVWPDGEIRHVKAAALVKTQSGMSKRMIGVNWDVTTKRRLEEKLRHIATTDSLTGANNRRSFMERAHEEIARSKRYGTPLALLSLDIDLFKRVNDTYGHPVGDMVLRSLVKVCRETLRETDIFSRMGGEEFSAILPETDLDSARATAERLREAVEADMVHAGADTVRYTISIGVSILQGEKDLLDRLMRRADKALYRAKEFGRNRVEEE, from the coding sequence TTGAAGAAAAGAAATAAGACTGCCAGTGGCCGCAAGGGGCACGACGCAACGAGAAATGATGCTCAAACCCCGCCCCAATGCCGAATAGGAAAGGAAATGCGTCTTGAGGATATCCCCGGTGGCCTGATTATTCTTTTTTTATCCGGTAAGATAGCCGTATGCAATCAAGCCGGAGCAACTCTTTTGGGTCGTTCTCAAGAGGAACTGTCAGGCATGGGCTTGGATGAACTGTTCCTTCAAGCAGAGGACTTCCCCCCCCTGCTGGAGGAATTGTCAAAAGGAAAGTCCCTGGAAGACCGCGAGGTCTGCTTCCAACACACTGAAAAATCCGAACACTGGTTGCGACTCAACGCTCGCCCCGGTGTTTACGAAGGAGAAGCTGCTGCTCTGCTGTCCATATTCGACATCAGCTCCCACAAGAAAACACACGAACAATTGCAACTCACGCGAGAGGAGCTTCGGCAAACACTTCGCCACCATGCCATTGATTTGGAGCAATCGAGAGAGGCCGTGCAAGCCTTGGATTGCGAACTTTCGCAAAAGAACTGCGAACTGGACAAGGCAACCAGGGAAAAGGAAGGGAAATTTCGGGCGCTTTTCAATAACAGCCATGCCGTGATGCTCCTTCTTGATGCCGAAACCGGAGAGATCAAAGATGCCAATCCGGCTGCATCCGAATACTACGGCTATTCTCTGGACGAACTGACAACCATGACTATCGCGGAAATCAATTCCCTTTCCCCCGAAGAATTCAGGGAGGAGAAAGAGCGGGCTGAAAAACGGCAGCATCACAATTCCTTTTTCAGTCACAAGCTTGCATCTGGAGAAATTCGGAGAGTCGAAGTTTTTAGTGGACCTGTGGAATATGGGGAAACATCACTCACGTATTCGATTGTCCATGACATTACCGACCGGCGGCAGGCTGAAGAACAATTGCTCCGGTTCAAACGAATCATTGCTTCCACCCCAGACCTTATCGCTCTTGTGGACAGGCAATACTATAACCGACTGGCAAATGACTCTTACCTGAAAGCCCTTGGCAAGCCCATTGAACAGGTCGTGGACAAACCCATGGAGGATGTCCTCGGCACGGACTACTTCAAAAATGAGCTTAAACCATATCTGGACAAGGCCTTTAACGGGGAAGTCGTGCAGAAAGAAAGTGTCATAACGACACACGTAAATACACGTATGCACCTTTCCATTACGTATCATCCCGTCTGCAATGCCAACGGTTCCATCGATTTTGTTTCCATTACAGCCAGTAATATTACAGAAAGAAAGCGTCATGAGGAAAAGCTCAAAATCTTTTCGGAAAGGCTGGCTTTGGCTACCGATGCAGGGAAGATAGGCATATGGGAATGGAACGCCCAAGACGGCTCGATTCTCTGGGACAAAATGATGATGCATCTCTACCAGACCGATAAAAAGAAATTTGCAGGGACGTTCGATTCATGGATGGGATATATCGGCAAAGAAGATGTGGAGCCTCTCAGAAAACAACTCATGGAGTGCTTTGAAAAGGAAACCCCTTTTGATGCCGAATTCAGAATAGTCTGGCCCGATGGTGAAATTCGCCATGTCAAGGCGGCCGCGTTGGTCAAGACACAGTCCGGGATGTCCAAACGCATGATCGGAGTCAACTGGGACGTGACGACCAAACGCAGACTGGAAGAAAAACTCCGCCATATAGCCACGACAGACTCCCTGACCGGTGCCAATAATCGACGATCTTTCATGGAACGTGCCCATGAGGAAATAGCCCGCAGCAAACGCTATGGGACGCCTTTGGCTCTCCTCTCCCTGGACATAGACCTCTTCAAACGAGTCAATGACACCTATGGACACCCGGTGGGCGATATGGTTTTGCGATCACTGGTCAAGGTCTGCCGAGAAACACTCCGGGAAACGGATATATTTTCCCGCATGGGCGGTGAAGAATTTTCCGCAATTCTGCCTGAAACAGATCTGGACTCGGCCCGTGCCACGGCCGAAAGGCTGCGGGAAGCTGTGGAAGCTGATATGGTTCATGCCGGAGCAGACACCGTCCGATATACAATAAGCATCGGGGTTTCCATACTCCAGGGAGAAAAGGACCTGCTGGACAGGCTCATGAGACGGGCGGACAAGGCTCTGTATCGAGCCAAGGAATTCGGCCGAAACCGCGTTGAAGAGGAGTAG
- the modA gene encoding molybdate ABC transporter substrate-binding protein — MSQPRALCASLLLLLIMILPAHAENAVIASGAGYKKMVNALNAAYKHETGRSLDILFGNMGRVLMLAKQSGKVDLVLGDESFLVGNNLSLSVRQELGKGKLVLAFAESSAFSTESDLDTIKAQRIALPDFKKAVYGKAAREYLINSGRLPRIQPKLVEVATVPQVFSYLTTNEVDMGFLNLTHALNVADKLGGFVVIDESQYSPIHIMTGLLRTSRHKEEAMVFLKFLKTPLAQSIIHENGL, encoded by the coding sequence ATGTCACAGCCGCGTGCACTTTGTGCCTCACTCCTCCTCCTTCTAATAATGATTTTGCCTGCCCACGCTGAAAATGCTGTGATTGCATCCGGCGCTGGGTACAAGAAAATGGTCAACGCCCTTAACGCCGCCTACAAACATGAAACCGGAAGGTCGCTTGATATCCTATTCGGGAATATGGGGCGTGTGCTCATGCTTGCAAAGCAAAGCGGCAAGGTTGATCTCGTCTTAGGCGATGAGTCTTTTCTGGTGGGCAATAACCTTTCCCTGTCGGTCCGGCAGGAATTGGGAAAGGGAAAACTTGTCCTGGCATTCGCAGAATCTAGCGCTTTCAGCACAGAAAGCGACCTTGATACTATCAAGGCACAGCGTATTGCACTGCCTGATTTCAAAAAGGCTGTTTATGGTAAAGCGGCACGGGAGTACTTAATCAACAGTGGACGGCTTCCAAGGATACAACCAAAACTTGTGGAAGTAGCGACTGTACCACAGGTATTTTCTTATCTCACAACCAATGAAGTCGATATGGGGTTTCTCAATCTGACACACGCGCTCAATGTGGCAGATAAATTGGGTGGATTCGTTGTCATCGACGAATCACAATACTCACCGATACACATTATGACAGGTCTATTGAGGACAAGTCGCCATAAAGAGGAAGCAATGGTTTTCCTCAAGTTTCTGAAAACCCCTCTCGCTCAATCAATTATTCACGAAAACGGATTATAG